From the genome of Candidatus Poribacteria bacterium, one region includes:
- a CDS encoding T9SS type A sorting domain-containing protein, protein MKKELFFKLSLLFVSVLFLQDSFAQDSPQWRLPENVKARLGRGSIVEMRYSPDGTRLAVASSIGIWFYDTTTLQEVDLFTGHTSWVTSIAYSPDGQMLASGSARGDNTIRLWDAITGEHKRTLTGHSWTVHSMAFSPDGKMLVSGSGDQTVRLWDVATGEEKWSFSDSRSWVQSVAFSPDGETLACGHSIGTLRVWEVTTGEQKWTDGHPIVIWSIAFSPDGEMLASVSGDKTIQLWDTVTGERKRTLTDHTDRVRSVAFSPDGETLASGSWDGTVRLWNVATGEQKLRIGGLGWVKNVVFSPDGETLASRSNDETIRLWDVTTGEQKGRITGYASEVSSVAFSPAGGILASAEENGVVYLWDGVTGRHKRTLAGHTDWVHSVTFSPDGKTLASGGGDETIRLWDVVTGEQKGTIRQTSAVGSVAFSPDGRTLASEGKNTVYLWDVMAGERKKAFTGHTGGIQSLAFSPAGETLASGDWNGTIRLWDVATGEQKETLFAQGSTIWSLVFSPDGNTLASAGSREIRLWDTVTGEQKGTLVGYEDDILSLAFSPDGRTLASGGGRWDYTLRLWDVVTGVSKGILTGHTWTVTSLAFSPDGETLASGSGDGTVLLWELPPPTVFGDVNRDGVVNLQDLMYVHSNFGRIGQDGADLNGDGVVNLLDLVTVAGAIREAAAAPSAHSVALTSLTEAAVRGWLTQAQGLDLTDLRLRRGIFFLERLLAAVTPKETGLLPNYPNPFNPETWIPYHLARASDVTLTIYDTTGAMVRQLYMGHQPAGFYTARNRAVYWDGRNENGEPIASGIYFYQLRAGDYTATRRMVPVK, encoded by the coding sequence ATGAAAAAGGAACTGTTTTTCAAGCTAAGCCTTTTGTTCGTTTCTGTTCTGTTTCTACAGGATAGCTTTGCCCAAGATTCTCCGCAATGGCGTTTACCCGAAAATGTCAAGGCGCGCCTCGGTAGGGGAAGCATAGTTGAGATGCGGTATTCTCCGGACGGAACTCGCCTCGCGGTGGCTAGCTCTATCGGGATTTGGTTTTATGATACAACAACCCTTCAAGAGGTTGATCTGTTCACCGGGCATACCTCTTGGGTCACTAGCATCGCGTATAGTCCAGATGGACAGATGCTAGCGAGTGGTAGCGCTCGAGGGGATAACACCATCCGTCTATGGGATGCCATCACGGGTGAACACAAGCGAACCCTCACCGGACATAGTTGGACTGTCCATAGCATGGCATTTAGTCCAGATGGGAAAATGCTGGTAAGTGGGAGTGGAGACCAGACCGTCCGTCTGTGGGATGTCGCCACGGGTGAAGAAAAGTGGAGTTTCAGCGATTCCAGATCTTGGGTACAGAGCGTTGCGTTTAGCCCAGATGGAGAAACGCTGGCATGTGGACATTCGATCGGTACATTGCGAGTGTGGGAGGTTACGACGGGTGAACAAAAGTGGACAGACGGGCATCCAATTGTGATTTGGAGTATCGCATTCAGCCCGGACGGCGAGATGTTGGCGAGTGTGAGTGGGGACAAGACCATCCAACTATGGGATACCGTGACAGGTGAACGCAAACGAACCCTCACTGATCATACAGATAGGGTCCGTAGTGTTGCCTTCAGTCCGGATGGGGAGACGCTAGCAAGTGGAAGTTGGGATGGCACAGTGCGGCTGTGGAATGTTGCGACGGGTGAACAAAAGCTGAGGATCGGAGGCCTAGGTTGGGTCAAAAATGTTGTCTTCAGTCCGGATGGGGAGACACTAGCAAGTAGGAGTAATGATGAAACCATTCGTCTGTGGGATGTCACGACGGGTGAACAGAAGGGGAGGATCACCGGGTATGCATCTGAGGTCTCTAGTGTTGCCTTCAGTCCGGCTGGGGGGATACTGGCAAGTGCGGAGGAAAATGGTGTGGTGTATCTTTGGGACGGGGTGACCGGAAGGCACAAGCGGACCCTCGCTGGGCATACGGATTGGGTCCATAGCGTCACGTTCAGTCCGGATGGGAAGACGTTGGCAAGTGGAGGTGGCGATGAAACCATCCGTCTTTGGGATGTTGTAACGGGTGAACAGAAGGGGACAATCAGGCAGACATCTGCTGTTGGTAGTGTTGCGTTCAGTCCGGATGGACGGACGCTGGCGAGTGAGGGTAAAAATACGGTGTATCTATGGGATGTTATGGCAGGTGAACGCAAGAAAGCATTCACCGGGCACACGGGAGGGATCCAGAGTCTTGCGTTTAGTCCGGCTGGAGAGACGCTGGCGAGTGGGGATTGGAACGGTACTATCCGTCTGTGGGATGTCGCAACAGGTGAACAGAAAGAGACCCTCTTCGCCCAAGGTTCGACTATCTGGAGCCTCGTATTTAGTCCAGATGGAAACACGCTCGCAAGCGCGGGTAGCCGAGAGATTCGTCTGTGGGACACCGTGACAGGCGAACAGAAGGGAACACTAGTCGGGTATGAGGATGATATCTTGAGCCTTGCGTTCAGCCCGGATGGGCGGACACTCGCTAGTGGCGGAGGACGATGGGATTATACTCTTCGTCTGTGGGATGTCGTGACGGGTGTCTCCAAGGGGATTCTCACCGGGCATACGTGGACTGTCACTAGCCTTGCGTTCAGCCCGGACGGAGAGACACTGGCAAGCGGGAGTGGGGATGGCACGGTGCTCCTGTGGGAACTCCCGCCCCCAACGGTGTTCGGAGATGTCAACCGCGATGGTGTGGTGAACCTTCAAGATTTGATGTACGTTCACTCAAACTTTGGGAGGATAGGACAGGACGGTGCCGACCTAAACGGGGATGGCGTGGTCAACCTCCTGGATCTGGTCACGGTTGCCGGGGCGATAAGGGAGGCTGCGGCGGCTCCTTCCGCACATTCGGTGGCACTTACGTCCCTTACCGAGGCGGCGGTCCGGGGCTGGCTCACTCAAGCACAGGGGTTAGATCTCACGGATCTAAGGTTACGAAGGGGAATTTTCTTCCTTGAGCGGCTCCTTGCTGCAGTAACGCCGAAAGAAACAGGACTGTTGCCCAACTATCCGAATCCGTTCAATCCAGAGACGTGGATACCGTATCACCTCGCCCGCGCCTCCGATGTGACACTCACAATCTACGACACAACAGGTGCGATGGTTCGCCAACTATATATGGGACATCAGCCGGCAGGATTCTATACCGCTCGGAACCGCGCGGTGTACTGGGATGGACGTAACGAAAACGGGGAACCGATCGCAAGTGGTATCTATTTTTACCAACTCCGGGCAGGGGATTATACCGCTACAAGGCGGATGGTGCCTGTTAAATAG